DNA sequence from the Streptomyces cinnabarinus genome:
GAACTGGTGCTGTTCGAGCGCGCGGCCGAGTTGTACGCGCGTCTGGGAGACGCCTCGGGAGAGGCGGACGCGTTGTTCTGGATCGGCTGCTGGCACCAGGTGGTCAAGGGTGACGGCGCCACCGGCAGGCCGTACTTCGAGCGGTCGTACGCGCTGGCGAAGTCCGTCGACGACCGGCGGACGATGTCCTACGCGGTGCGCCATCTCGGATTCGCCGACAAGGACGCAGGGCACCTCGATCAGGCCCGCGAGCGGCTGGTCGAATCGGTGGCCCTGCGCCGCGAGATCGGCTTCAGGGCCGGGGAATCGGCCGGCCTGGTGGCGCTCGCCTACCTCGCGGCCGAATCCGGCGACCGGTCGGCGGCGTTCCGCCACCTCGACGAGGCCCAGTCGGTCGCCGAGAGCTGCGGTGCCGAGGCCGTGTCGGGGTGGATCGAGCAGGCCCGGACGCTCATCGGCTCCTAGACCCGGGCGGCCGACCCGGGGAGCGCTCGCGCCGTGCCCTACCCCAGCCGCAACTGCATCAACGTCAGATCGAACCACCGCCCGAACTTCGTCCCGGCCTCCTTCATGGTCCCCACGTGCTCGAACCCCCGCCGCTCATGGAGCCGGATCGACGTCACGTTGCCCGACTCGACGGCGGCGACCATGCTGTGCTGGCCCGTGGCGCGGGCGCGGGCGATCAGCGCGGTGAGCAGGGTGCCGCCGATGCCCAGGCCGTGGTGCTCGGCGCGGACGTAGACCGAGTCCTCCACCGTGTGGCGGTAGCCCTCCAGGGCCCGCCAGGGCGCGTAGGCCGCGTAGCCGGCGATCTCGCCGTCCACCTCCGCCACCAGCGCGGAGCCCCGGTCGAGATGGTCGGCGAACCAGGCCCGGCCCTCGGCGGGGGTGTGCGGGACCTGCGTCCACAGGGCCGTCGAGTACTCGACGGCGTGGTTGCGGATCGCGACGACGGCCTCGGTGTCCTCCGGCCGGGCCGACCGGACCGCCACACCCTCTCGCGTCTCGTATATTGGAATCATGTCCAATATGATAGATCCTCTCGTGGAGCGGATCGCCACCCGCATCCGGGACGAGCGGGAACGGCGCCGCTGGACGCTCGCGCAGCTCGCCGACGCCTCCGGGGTCTCCCGCGCGATGATCAACCGCATCGAGCGCGGCGAGAGCAACCCGACGGCCGTCGTCCTCGGCAAGCTGTCCGCGGCCTTCCGGCTCAGCGTCGCATCGCTGCTCGCTGAGGGCGAGGCGCATCCGGAGGCCGAGACGCCGGCGGGCGTGCGGCGAAGGGCGGAGGACGTCGAGTGGACCGACCCCGGGACCGGGTACCGGCGTCGCCAGATCACCGGCCCGCGCTTCCCCGCCGAGATCGCGGAGATCCAGCTGCCGCCCGGCGCCCGCGTCCCCTACCCGGCCGCCGCCTTCGCCTTCCTCCACCAGCTCGTCTGGGTGCTGGAGGGCCGGCTCACCTTCCAGGACGGCGACACCGTCCACGACCTCGGCCCGGGGGACATCGTCGAACTCGGCGAGCCCGCCCCGCGCGTCTTCACCAACACCGGTACCGACGCCTGCCGTTACGCGGTGGTCCTCAGCCGGACCGACCGCCCATGACCCGCTCCCCACGCCAGGGCGACACCGCGCACCGCGGCGCCACCGCCCTGCTCGCCGCCATGGCCGGTACGGCGATAGCCGACAACTACACCCTCCAGCCCGCCCTCACCGTCGTCGCCGCCGACCTGGACGTCCCGCTCTCCGCGATCAGCCTCGTCCCGTCCGCCGCGCTCGCCGGCTCGATGGCCGGGTTCGCCCTGCTGCTGCCCCTCGCCGACCGCGTCGCCCCGGGCCGCCTGGTCGCCGCCCACTTCACCGCCCTGGCCGCGGGCCTCGTGCTGGCCGCCACCGCCACCGACGCGGCCGTGCTGGTCGCCGCCCACCTGATCATCGGCGCCGCCGCCGCGGTCGCCGCCCAGGCGAACGTGATCGCCGGACGCCTGGCCGGACCCGGCCGCCGCGGTGCCGCCGTCGCGCTGGTCGCGACCGGACTGTCCGCCGGAATCCTGCTCGGCCGACTGGTCGGCGGCGCCCTCACCGACCTGATCGGCTGGCGCGCGATGCTCCTGGTCTGCGCCGCCCTCGCCCTGCTGTGCGCCGGTACGGCCGTCAGCCGCCTGCCCGGCGGCCGCCCCCGGGCCCGCGACCCCTACCGCTCCGCGCTGGCCGCGCTGCCCCGGCTCCCGCTGCGTGAGGCGAGACTGCGGCACGCCGTCGCCACCGGGGGCCTGTGGTACCTCGCCTTCACCCTGCTCTGGGTCGGCCTGGCGCTCTTCCTCGCCCGGCCGCCGCACTCCCTGGACCCCACCGCCATCGGTCTGTTCGGCCTGGCCGGGCTGCTCGGCTTCGCCGTACTGCCCTTCACCGGGCGCCTCGTCGACCGCCGAGACCCGCACACCGTGATGACCGTCGCCGTGGCGGTCGCGGCGAGCGGCGTCCTGCTGATCGCTCTCGCCCCGGACAGCGTGCCCGCCATCGCCGTGGGGCTGGCGGTGTTCGACGCGGGCTGCTTCGTCGCGCAGGCCGCCAACCAGAGCGTCGTCCTCGGCATCGACCCCGCCAACTCCGGCAGTTTCAGCGGCGCGTACCTGGTGCTGTACTTCGCCGTCGGCGCCCTCGGCACCGCCCTCGCCGGGCCGCTGATCGACGGCATCGGCCTGCGCGGCACCATGACCGTCGCCTTCGGCGCGCTGATCGCCGCCGCGCTGCTCGCGCACTTCGGACGAGTCGGGGAAACGGCGCCCAGCCCCTCGTACGAGTGAGACAAAATGGTGAGAGCCGGGGCAGACCAGGTGGCCTCCGGAAGAATACCGATCTCCGAGTCGGCGGCACCGTCAGGAGACACACGTGGAGTACTTCGATCTCGGCCCGCACGGCCGCACCGTCACCACCGCATCCCCGGAAGCACAGCTCTGGTTCGACCGGGGATTGACCTGGACGTACGCCTTCCACCACGAGGAGGCCGTGGAGTGCTTCCAGAAGGCCGCCGCGGCCGACCCCGACTGCGCCATGGCCCACTGGGGCATCGCCTACGCCCTCGGGCCGAACTACAACAAGCCCTGGGAGTTCTTCGACGAGCGGGACCTGGCGCGGACCGTCGAACGCACCCATGACGCCGTGGAGGCGGCCCACGCCAAGGCCGCCGGCGCCACCCCCGTCGAGCAGGCCCTGATCGGCGCCCTGCGCGCCCGCTACCCGCAGGCGAAGGCCGTCGAGGACTGCTCGGTGTGGAACGCGCCCTACGCAGACGCCATGCGCGCCGTCCACCGACTCGCCCCGGACGACCCGGACATCGCGACCCTCTACGCCGACGCGCTGATGAACCTCACCCCCTGGCAGCTGTGGGACCTGCACACCGGGCAGCCCGCCGAGGGCGCCCGGACCGTCGAGGCCAGGGAGGTCCTGGAGCGGGTCGTCGACGCGCCCGGCGGACGGCTGCACCCGGGCGTCCTGCATCTGTACATCCACCTGATGGAGATGTCCCCGACCCCCGAGGTGGCCCTGAACGCCGCGGACCGGCTGCGCGGACTCGTGCCCGCCGCCGGGCACCTGCACCACATGCCCTCGCATCTGGAGGTGCTGTGCGGCGACTACCGGCGGGTCGTCTCCGACAACACCGTCGCGATCCTCGCCGACGAACAGGTCCGCAAGCGCTCCGGCGCCATGAACTTCTACAGCCTGTACCGCGCGCACAACTACCACTTCCGGATCTACGGCGCGATGTTCCTCGGCCAGTCCCAGGTCGCGCTGGAGACCGCCGACCAGCTGGAGGCCGCCGTACCGGAGGAGCTGCTGCGGGTGCAGAGCCCTCCCATGGCCGACTGGCTGGAGGCCTTCCTCGCCATGCGGGTCCATGTCCTGATCCGCTTCGGCCGCTGGTCAGAGATCCTCCGACTGCCGCTGCCCGCCGACCCCGCGCTCTACAGCATGACCACCGCGATGCTCCACTACGCCCGTGGCGTCGCCCTCTCCGCGACCGGCCGCGTCCCCGAGGCCGAGGCCGAACAACGCCTGTTCCAGGAGGCGGCGGCCCGGGTCCCCGAGACCCGCATGCTCTTCAACAACACCTGCGCCGACATCCTCGCCATCGCCGCCGCGATGCTGGAGGGCGAACTGGAGTACCGCAAGGGCCGGTTCGACACCGCCTTCGCCGCACTGGAACGCTCCATCGACCTCGACGACAACCTCCCCTACGACGAACCCTGGGGGTGGATGCAGCCCACCCGGCACGCCTACGGCGCCCTCCTGCTGGAACAGGGCCGCATCGCCGAGGCGGAGGCGGTCTACCGGGCCGACCTCGGTCTGGACGGCACCCTGCCCCGGGCCTGCCAGCACCCCGGCAACGTGTGGGCGCTGCACGGACTCCATGAGTGCCTGATGCGCCAGGGCAAGCAGAGCGAGGCGGGCATCATCGCCCAACAGCTGCGCGTCGCCGCCGCGTTGGCGGACGTACCGATCGAGTCGTCCTGCTTCTGCCGCCTGGACACCAGTGCGGGCACGGGGGAGTGCTGCTCCGCATAGATGGGTGTCGGCCCCGATGGTCGCGGGCCTTCCGGGCGTGGCACGGTGACGTCGTACCGGCGAATCCGCCGCCACCCCGGAACCCCCGATCCAAGGAGAGCCACTCATCCACCCCCGCACGGTCGCCATGATCCCGACGGTCCACCGGCCCGAGGGGGTGAACCGTGGGACACGCTGACAGCCTTCTGGCCATGGGCGGGGCCTTCCTCGCCGCGGCCGTCCTGGCCCGGCTCGGCAGCCGTATCGGACTGCCCACCATCCCGCTGTTCACCCTCGCGGGCATCCTGCTCGGCCCGCACACCCCGGGACTCGTCATCGTCGAGGACCCGCACGACTTCGAGATGCTCTCGGCGCTCGGCCTGGTGCTGCTGCTGTTCTATCTCGGCCTGGAATTCCACCTGGACGACCTCAGGAGCGGCGGCCGACGGCTGCTGACCGCGGGCGGCGTCTATCTGCTGCTGAACGTCGGTGCCGGTCTCGGCTTCGGCTTCGCCCTGGGCTGGGGCACGCGGGAGGCACTCGTCCTGGCCGGGGTGCTGGGGATCTCCTCCTCGGCGATCGTCACCAAGATCCTCATCGATCTGGGCCGAATAGGCCGCCCCGAGACGCGGCTGATCCTCGGCGTCATCGTCGTCGAGGACATCTTCCTCGCCCTGTACCTGGCCGCGCTCCAGCCGGTCATCGGGGGTGCCGAAGGCGTCGGCGAGATGGTCCTCCAGGCCGCCAAGGCCTTCGGGTTCCTGCTGGCGCTGGCCGCCGTGGCCCGCTACGGCACCCGGCTGGTCGGGCGCGCGATCCAGGTCCGTGACGACGAACTGCTCGTCATCAGCTTCCTCGGCGCCGCGGTCCTCGTCGCGGGCGTCTCCGAGGTGCTCGGAGTCGCCGACGCCATCGGCGCGTTCATGGTCGGGCTGATCCTCGCGGGCTCGCCCTCCGGACCGCGCATCCGGGACCTGGTGCATCCGCTGCGCGACGCCTTCGCCGCGATCTTCTTCTTCGCCTTCGGGCTCGCGATCGACCCCGGCGACCTCGCGGGTGTGGCGCTCCCGGTCGCCCTCGCCGCCCTGCTGACCCTGGTCATGAACGTGATCGCGGGCCTGTGGGTGGCCCGGCTGTACGGCTACGGCCCCGGACCGGCCGCCGACATCGCCACGACCCTGGTCGCCCGCGGCGAGTTCGCGCTGATCCTCGCCGCGATGGCCGCGGGCGCGGGCCTCGACAGCCGGCTCGCGCCGTTCATCGCCGGGTACGTGCTGGTCCTCGCCGTCCTCGGCCCCGTCGCCGCGGGCCGCGCCCCGCTGCTCGCCCGCCTGCTCACCAGGGATCCG
Encoded proteins:
- a CDS encoding helix-turn-helix domain-containing protein, which gives rise to MIDPLVERIATRIRDERERRRWTLAQLADASGVSRAMINRIERGESNPTAVVLGKLSAAFRLSVASLLAEGEAHPEAETPAGVRRRAEDVEWTDPGTGYRRRQITGPRFPAEIAEIQLPPGARVPYPAAAFAFLHQLVWVLEGRLTFQDGDTVHDLGPGDIVELGEPAPRVFTNTGTDACRYAVVLSRTDRP
- a CDS encoding cation:proton antiporter, which codes for MGHADSLLAMGGAFLAAAVLARLGSRIGLPTIPLFTLAGILLGPHTPGLVIVEDPHDFEMLSALGLVLLLFYLGLEFHLDDLRSGGRRLLTAGGVYLLLNVGAGLGFGFALGWGTREALVLAGVLGISSSAIVTKILIDLGRIGRPETRLILGVIVVEDIFLALYLAALQPVIGGAEGVGEMVLQAAKAFGFLLALAAVARYGTRLVGRAIQVRDDELLVISFLGAAVLVAGVSEVLGVADAIGAFMVGLILAGSPSGPRIRDLVHPLRDAFAAIFFFAFGLAIDPGDLAGVALPVALAALLTLVMNVIAGLWVARLYGYGPGPAADIATTLVARGEFALILAAMAAGAGLDSRLAPFIAGYVLVLAVLGPVAAGRAPLLARLLTRDPVPAVR
- a CDS encoding tetratricopeptide repeat protein — protein: MRGQDWVERAGELFEAAMFGGDATALERSDEVLDAVEAPLAMARGKAMHVRFLNDREENSQELVLFERAAELYARLGDASGEADALFWIGCWHQVVKGDGATGRPYFERSYALAKSVDDRRTMSYAVRHLGFADKDAGHLDQARERLVESVALRREIGFRAGESAGLVALAYLAAESGDRSAAFRHLDEAQSVAESCGAEAVSGWIEQARTLIGS
- a CDS encoding MFS transporter: MTRSPRQGDTAHRGATALLAAMAGTAIADNYTLQPALTVVAADLDVPLSAISLVPSAALAGSMAGFALLLPLADRVAPGRLVAAHFTALAAGLVLAATATDAAVLVAAHLIIGAAAAVAAQANVIAGRLAGPGRRGAAVALVATGLSAGILLGRLVGGALTDLIGWRAMLLVCAALALLCAGTAVSRLPGGRPRARDPYRSALAALPRLPLREARLRHAVATGGLWYLAFTLLWVGLALFLARPPHSLDPTAIGLFGLAGLLGFAVLPFTGRLVDRRDPHTVMTVAVAVAASGVLLIALAPDSVPAIAVGLAVFDAGCFVAQAANQSVVLGIDPANSGSFSGAYLVLYFAVGALGTALAGPLIDGIGLRGTMTVAFGALIAAALLAHFGRVGETAPSPSYE
- a CDS encoding GNAT family N-acetyltransferase, which gives rise to MIPIYETREGVAVRSARPEDTEAVVAIRNHAVEYSTALWTQVPHTPAEGRAWFADHLDRGSALVAEVDGEIAGYAAYAPWRALEGYRHTVEDSVYVRAEHHGLGIGGTLLTALIARARATGQHSMVAAVESGNVTSIRLHERRGFEHVGTMKEAGTKFGRWFDLTLMQLRLG